A DNA window from Streptomyces canus contains the following coding sequences:
- a CDS encoding NucA/NucB deoxyribonuclease domain-containing protein has protein sequence MTSSRIRWVLLAPLLAMALTATGTAGAAEGRTAPARTSLPGGADATADGGSPAPATTLQSAAFAAEDSCSRLPAAARATVPDAVSACVSVDGGRGTATRTKTGAPAPAAADLAADDPGDGLGTEFEPDADDPEPPPPSCALTSQGTWTWSRTGGLCLNGVEVTYTLYDQNGKTIGTGLIQVNSTLATSYKSLDLNETITAKLVRVTGDVKSLVVKMQVGCGAGCTTVTKQPWYGASEMTPGTEKTGKTKYSGDAFAADTTRSSFRTSYKMYVTMPGATPVDPNASWSSPATGEIRCDKEQPRLRGCVIPTDEMPVLSYSQSHEKYGIVVPIYEEIMRRRGTDVLHAVNQTKANANRASTCTPFTNLYPGEVGKDSCDEFPPASTQEGGQDGDLCAELTPQVVNGLWSAPATWPTRPTSGDETCLRLHITQRANSSAGGVLGSLRKYQRLVDGDPFRIEFTA, from the coding sequence ATGACCTCATCACGCATCAGATGGGTGCTGCTCGCTCCGCTCCTCGCCATGGCCCTCACGGCGACCGGTACCGCCGGCGCTGCCGAGGGCCGGACCGCACCCGCCCGTACGTCCCTTCCCGGAGGGGCCGACGCGACCGCGGACGGTGGTTCCCCCGCTCCCGCCACGACCTTGCAGAGCGCCGCCTTCGCCGCCGAGGACTCCTGCTCCCGGCTCCCCGCCGCAGCCCGCGCGACCGTACCCGACGCCGTCAGCGCATGTGTGAGCGTGGACGGCGGGAGGGGCACGGCGACCCGTACGAAGACCGGTGCGCCCGCCCCGGCAGCCGCCGACCTCGCTGCCGACGACCCGGGGGACGGCCTCGGGACGGAGTTCGAGCCGGACGCCGACGACCCCGAGCCGCCCCCGCCCTCGTGTGCGCTGACGAGTCAGGGAACCTGGACCTGGAGCCGCACCGGCGGCCTGTGCCTGAACGGCGTCGAGGTCACGTACACCCTCTACGACCAGAACGGCAAGACCATCGGCACCGGCCTCATCCAGGTCAACTCCACACTCGCCACCTCCTACAAGTCCCTCGACCTCAACGAGACGATCACCGCCAAGCTGGTCCGGGTCACCGGCGATGTGAAGAGCCTCGTGGTGAAGATGCAGGTGGGCTGCGGTGCCGGCTGCACGACGGTCACGAAGCAACCGTGGTACGGCGCCTCCGAGATGACACCCGGTACGGAAAAGACCGGAAAGACCAAGTACAGCGGTGACGCCTTCGCGGCGGACACCACCCGTTCCTCTTTCCGCACCAGCTACAAGATGTACGTGACGATGCCCGGTGCGACCCCGGTCGACCCCAACGCCTCCTGGTCCAGCCCCGCGACCGGCGAGATCCGCTGCGACAAGGAGCAGCCCCGGCTGCGCGGCTGCGTCATACCGACCGACGAGATGCCGGTGCTGAGCTACTCGCAGTCGCACGAGAAGTACGGCATCGTCGTGCCCATCTACGAGGAGATCATGAGGCGCCGGGGCACCGACGTCCTGCACGCGGTCAACCAGACCAAGGCGAACGCCAATCGCGCCTCGACCTGCACCCCCTTCACCAACCTGTACCCGGGCGAGGTCGGCAAGGACAGCTGCGACGAGTTCCCGCCCGCCAGCACGCAGGAGGGCGGCCAGGACGGCGACCTGTGCGCCGAACTGACCCCTCAGGTGGTGAACGGCCTGTGGTCCGCCCCGGCGACCTGGCCCACCCGGCCGACCTCGGGCGACGAGACCTGTCTGCGGCTCCACATCACCCAGCGCGCCAACAGCTCGGCGGGCGGAGTCCTCGGCTCTCTTCGCAAGTACCAGCGCCTCGTGGACGGTGACCCGTTCCGCATCGAGTTCACGGCATAG
- a CDS encoding DUF6461 domain-containing protein gives MAAGTDARSLNWATSWMCVTFTRGLGPEEVFARYGADPEQARPLDADEASDLLSDDSGDGAVSLLRSGRLGDWAFCVEEDGAVGSWSEALTELSRGTETYSVLTTEGLDVFQYWRDGECVENFEPGMEHTRPERTESWWDRVEAALAAYEGEDTGMAPVVALLLDHLGIALDDTALAGPWPSLTLAEDDAPSAPRGDTYAGEGPVPPQPPLGG, from the coding sequence ATGGCGGCAGGCACGGACGCGCGTTCGCTCAACTGGGCGACATCCTGGATGTGTGTCACTTTCACCCGAGGGCTGGGCCCCGAGGAGGTGTTCGCCCGGTACGGGGCCGACCCGGAGCAGGCACGTCCCCTCGACGCGGACGAGGCCTCGGATCTTCTCTCGGACGACTCCGGTGACGGAGCGGTTTCGCTGCTGCGGTCCGGCAGGCTCGGCGACTGGGCGTTCTGCGTCGAGGAGGACGGTGCCGTCGGATCCTGGAGCGAAGCGCTGACGGAGCTGTCCCGCGGCACCGAGACGTACAGCGTGCTGACCACCGAGGGACTTGACGTGTTCCAGTACTGGCGCGACGGCGAGTGCGTCGAGAACTTCGAGCCCGGCATGGAACACACCCGGCCCGAGCGGACCGAATCCTGGTGGGACCGGGTGGAAGCGGCGCTCGCCGCGTACGAGGGTGAGGACACCGGGATGGCTCCGGTGGTTGCCCTGCTCCTCGACCACCTCGGCATCGCCCTGGACGACACCGCCCTCGCCGGGCCCTGGCCCAGTCTGACGCTCGCCGAGGACGACGCACCGTCGGCACCGCGGGGTGACACCTACGCGGGCGAGGGACCGGTTCCGCCCCAGCCGCCGCTCGGAGGGTGA
- a CDS encoding NPCBM/NEW2 domain-containing protein, with protein sequence MVLTTLLLLSATAKAGAAGVPAADTAPTSATTVTVDDSVQGSGRDQFDYHGSGWGHASGEGAPANPYEGTNSWTETTGDSVDFAFTGTQLTFRAITDPGHGIGAVSIDGGTPVDVDLYSATRTGDAAVWTSPTLPDGPHTFTLTSTGRKNTASSGTAVTVDRIDFVGEAPVPGKTDVTVDGAGTGRTFDGIGAISGGGGNSRLLINYPEPQRSRILDYLFKPGYGAALQMLKVEIGGDTNSTDGSEPSIEHTRGTVHCDSGYEWWLMEQAKKRNPHIKLYGLAWGAPGWIGNTDNSPGGGDFWSQDMIDYLTTWLGCARQHGLDIDYLGGWNERGYDIGWYEKLHATLAARHLPVRIVGADSGLDVADDIVSDPEFAKSVDVVGVHYPCEGGDGGSANSCPSSANAQATGKPLWASENGSLDENTGAGALIRSITRGYLDGKFTAYLNWPLLAAIYPNLPYDTVGLAVANQPWSGAYDIGTSLWTTAQVTQVTEPGWKFVDKASGYLGGDRVNGSYVTLKSPDNSAYSTILETSTASSSQTADFTVSGGLPTGPVHIWATDLKSGGTSAGFVHTGDVTPADGHFTVTLQPGYVYSLTTTTGQGKGNAVSPKQGHLALPYNDSFEQKTPGREAKYLSDMQGSFETAPCKGGRSGQCVRQMAAQQPIEWQDDSDAFALLGDTDWKNYTVSSDVYLEQVGTVELMGRVGDQQRPQSHQAGYFLRVADTGKWSVVKSDTGGRLATLADGTTRALGTNRWHKLGLSFSGTTITASVDGKPVGAVDDSAYASGQVGIGVVGYQTDEFDNLSITPVKQAAEAPATLAADLPATIHRGESATLKTTFTVPASGDAATGLTLRPGAPDGWTVTATTPTTFSKVAPGQSVTASWTVTAPTAAATPVSVTFSPLATYVRGGVQHWTYGTAKTEVPIPPPTGSPYLSDLSFVSSSNGWGPVERDTSNGEQAAGDGLPITIRGTVHDKGLGTHTDSDVAFFLGGNCTRFTATVGIDDEVAPYGSVTFSVTADGRTLTTTPVLTGTSQPLPLDLDVTGAQQLHLVIADGGDGNAHDHADWADARLTCAS encoded by the coding sequence GTGGTCCTCACCACCCTCCTGCTGCTGTCGGCCACGGCGAAGGCCGGAGCGGCCGGGGTCCCCGCCGCAGACACCGCCCCCACCAGCGCCACCACCGTCACTGTGGACGACTCCGTCCAGGGAAGCGGCCGGGACCAGTTCGACTACCACGGCTCCGGATGGGGCCACGCAAGTGGCGAGGGCGCACCCGCCAATCCCTATGAGGGCACGAACAGTTGGACCGAGACCACCGGCGACTCGGTCGACTTCGCCTTCACCGGCACCCAGCTCACCTTCCGCGCGATCACCGACCCCGGCCATGGCATCGGCGCCGTCTCCATCGACGGCGGCACGCCCGTCGACGTCGACCTCTACAGCGCCACCCGCACCGGCGACGCCGCCGTGTGGACCAGCCCCACCCTTCCCGACGGCCCGCACACCTTCACACTCACGTCGACCGGCCGGAAGAACACCGCTTCCAGTGGCACGGCGGTGACCGTCGACCGGATCGACTTCGTCGGTGAGGCACCCGTCCCGGGCAAGACCGACGTCACCGTGGACGGTGCCGGCACCGGCCGCACCTTCGACGGCATCGGCGCCATCAGCGGCGGCGGAGGCAACTCACGGCTGCTCATCAACTACCCCGAGCCGCAGCGCAGCCGGATCCTGGACTACCTCTTCAAGCCGGGCTACGGCGCCGCCCTGCAGATGCTCAAGGTGGAGATCGGCGGCGACACCAACTCCACCGACGGGTCCGAGCCCAGCATCGAGCACACCAGGGGAACCGTGCACTGCGACAGCGGTTACGAGTGGTGGCTGATGGAGCAGGCCAAGAAGCGCAACCCGCACATCAAGCTGTACGGCCTCGCCTGGGGCGCCCCCGGCTGGATCGGCAACACGGACAACTCCCCCGGCGGCGGCGACTTCTGGTCCCAGGACATGATCGACTACCTGACCACCTGGCTGGGCTGTGCCCGCCAACACGGCCTGGACATCGACTACCTGGGCGGCTGGAACGAGCGCGGTTACGACATCGGCTGGTACGAGAAGCTGCACGCGACGCTCGCCGCCAGGCACCTCCCGGTGCGGATCGTCGGGGCGGACTCGGGTCTGGACGTCGCGGACGACATCGTCTCCGACCCGGAGTTCGCCAAGTCGGTCGACGTCGTCGGCGTCCACTACCCCTGTGAGGGCGGTGACGGCGGCAGCGCGAACAGTTGCCCGAGCTCCGCCAACGCCCAGGCCACCGGCAAACCCCTGTGGGCCAGCGAGAACGGTTCCCTGGACGAGAACACCGGCGCCGGCGCCCTGATCCGCTCCATCACCCGCGGCTACCTCGACGGCAAGTTCACCGCCTACCTCAACTGGCCGCTGCTGGCGGCGATCTACCCCAACCTGCCGTACGACACGGTCGGTCTCGCGGTGGCGAACCAGCCCTGGTCCGGGGCGTACGACATCGGCACCAGCCTCTGGACGACGGCCCAGGTCACCCAAGTGACCGAGCCCGGCTGGAAGTTCGTCGACAAGGCGAGCGGCTACCTCGGCGGAGACCGGGTCAACGGCAGCTACGTCACCCTGAAGTCGCCGGACAACTCGGCGTACAGCACCATCCTGGAGACCTCCACCGCGAGCAGCTCCCAGACCGCCGACTTCACGGTCAGCGGCGGACTGCCGACCGGCCCGGTGCACATCTGGGCCACCGACCTCAAGTCCGGCGGCACCTCCGCCGGTTTCGTGCACACCGGTGACGTGACCCCTGCGGACGGACACTTCACGGTCACCCTCCAGCCCGGCTACGTCTACTCCCTGACCACCACCACCGGTCAGGGGAAGGGCAACGCCGTCAGCCCGAAGCAGGGCCACCTCGCGCTCCCCTACAACGACTCCTTCGAGCAGAAGACCCCCGGGCGGGAGGCGAAGTACCTGTCCGACATGCAGGGTTCCTTCGAGACCGCGCCGTGCAAGGGCGGACGCTCCGGCCAGTGTGTCCGGCAGATGGCCGCGCAGCAGCCCATCGAGTGGCAGGACGACAGTGACGCGTTCGCCCTCCTCGGCGACACCGACTGGAAGAACTACACGGTCAGTTCGGACGTCTACCTGGAGCAGGTAGGCACGGTCGAACTCATGGGCCGGGTGGGTGACCAGCAGCGGCCGCAGTCCCACCAGGCGGGCTACTTCCTGCGGGTCGCCGACACCGGCAAGTGGTCGGTGGTCAAGAGCGACACCGGCGGCCGACTGGCCACCCTCGCCGACGGCACCACCCGAGCACTCGGCACCAACCGCTGGCACAAGCTCGGCCTGAGCTTCAGCGGCACCACGATCACCGCGAGCGTGGACGGCAAGCCGGTCGGCGCGGTGGACGACTCCGCGTACGCCTCCGGTCAGGTCGGCATCGGCGTGGTCGGCTACCAGACCGACGAGTTCGACAACCTCAGCATCACCCCCGTGAAGCAGGCCGCCGAAGCCCCGGCCACCCTCGCCGCTGACCTGCCGGCAACCATCCACCGCGGTGAGTCGGCGACCCTGAAGACCACCTTCACCGTCCCGGCGTCGGGCGACGCGGCCACCGGCCTCACCCTGCGGCCCGGTGCCCCGGACGGCTGGACGGTCACCGCCACCACACCGACGACCTTCTCGAAGGTCGCACCGGGCCAATCCGTCACGGCGAGCTGGACCGTCACCGCCCCCACGGCCGCCGCCACCCCCGTGTCCGTCACCTTCTCGCCCCTCGCCACCTACGTCCGCGGCGGCGTGCAGCACTGGACGTACGGCACCGCGAAGACCGAGGTGCCGATCCCGCCGCCCACCGGGAGCCCCTACCTGAGCGACCTGTCGTTCGTCTCCAGCAGCAACGGCTGGGGCCCGGTGGAACGCGACACCTCCAACGGCGAGCAGGCGGCAGGCGACGGACTGCCGATCACGATCCGCGGCACCGTCCACGACAAGGGTCTCGGCACCCACACCGACAGCGACGTGGCGTTCTTCCTCGGTGGCAACTGCACCCGGTTCACCGCCACCGTCGGCATCGACGACGAGGTCGCCCCGTACGGCTCGGTCACGTTCTCCGTGACCGCGGACGGCCGGACGCTGACCACGACCCCCGTCCTGACCGGCACCTCACAGCCCCTGCCCCTGGACCTCGACGTCACCGGTGCCCAGCAGCTGCACCTCGTGATCGCGGACGGCGGCGACGGCAACGCCCACGACCACGCGGACTGGGCCGACGCCCGTCTCACCTGCGCGAGTTAG
- a CDS encoding FAD-dependent oxidoreductase, with protein MGDRFDAVVVGAGVIGLTTALRLQQAGARVAVVAAEPSIVTTSSVAAAVWYPTRTRFEARVLDWAAHTYDEFARQASDGVPGVVMRPTRMLLRGPAHDVPWWAAAVPDLRVLRRDEVRAPFTAGWAFTVPSVEMSRYLPWLQQSVSEAGGTLIHRRIDALEQASVWAPAVVNASGLGARALCGDTEVRPVRGQLVLVANPGLHTSVRDADNADGYTYVHPRSTDIVLGGTFEIGEWDTTPSPATAAAILRRCTELLPELAGVPVLGHRVGLRPYRDGGVRLEADPHPHGRVRRLVHNYGHGGAGVTLAWGCADAATALVAGAVRPG; from the coding sequence ATGGGCGACAGGTTCGACGCGGTCGTCGTCGGCGCCGGAGTCATCGGGCTCACCACCGCACTGCGCCTGCAGCAGGCCGGTGCCCGCGTCGCTGTGGTCGCGGCCGAGCCGTCGATCGTGACGACGTCCTCCGTCGCGGCGGCCGTCTGGTATCCGACCCGCACCCGGTTCGAGGCGCGCGTACTGGACTGGGCCGCCCACACCTACGACGAGTTCGCCCGCCAGGCGTCCGACGGGGTACCCGGCGTGGTCATGCGCCCCACCCGGATGCTGCTGCGCGGCCCGGCCCACGACGTCCCCTGGTGGGCCGCTGCCGTCCCCGACCTCCGCGTCCTGCGAAGGGACGAAGTACGGGCCCCCTTCACCGCGGGCTGGGCGTTCACCGTTCCGTCCGTGGAGATGTCCCGCTACCTGCCCTGGCTCCAGCAGAGCGTGTCCGAGGCAGGCGGCACGCTGATCCATCGCCGTATCGACGCCCTGGAACAGGCGAGCGTATGGGCGCCCGCAGTGGTGAACGCCTCCGGCCTGGGCGCCCGCGCCCTGTGCGGCGACACCGAAGTGCGGCCGGTGCGGGGGCAGTTGGTCCTCGTCGCCAACCCCGGTCTGCACACGTCCGTACGCGACGCGGACAACGCCGACGGCTACACCTACGTCCACCCCCGCAGCACGGACATCGTCCTCGGCGGCACCTTCGAGATCGGCGAGTGGGACACCACGCCATCCCCGGCCACCGCCGCCGCGATCCTGCGCCGCTGCACCGAACTGCTGCCGGAACTGGCCGGCGTACCGGTCCTCGGCCACCGGGTGGGCCTGCGACCGTACCGGGACGGCGGCGTCCGCCTGGAGGCCGACCCGCACCCTCACGGACGGGTGCGACGGCTGGTGCACAACTACGGCCACGGAGGCGCCGGAGTCACCCTGGCCTGGGGCTGCGCGGACGCCGCGACAGCCCTTGTCGCCGGGGCCGTTCGGCCGGGATGA
- a CDS encoding poly(ethylene terephthalate) hydrolase family protein, whose product MTALIALVTAIGLALTLLTAAAPPAAAADLLSQGKPATSSSTENASTPASAAVDGDTGTRWSSTFSDPQWLGVDLGSTVTVSRVVLRWEAAYARAFQIQTSDNGTAWTTVYSTTTSTGGLQTLDVNGDGRYVRVHGTQRGTAYGYSLWEFQVYGSGGGTPPGNGIPDPTTASLEATNGPLTTATYTVPRPVGYGSGTVTYPTTGGPYPGVVLMPGYQGTQQNLQWLAPRLASWGFVVINVGTNTLTDDPASRGRQISAAGTQLLALGNATGNPIAGKVNGTLGAVGHSMGGGGVMAALRDDSRFRAGVPTAPYYPNVNFSSVTDPTFFLTCESDPVAHGNSYAVPWYNSMSQAEKLYIEVPGDHLCPMTGYGDKAKQGKWIVSFLSLWLRADTRFSPFLCGPVRDSDKNNTSLVTRWMDTCPY is encoded by the coding sequence ATGACGGCACTGATCGCACTGGTCACCGCCATCGGCTTGGCGCTGACTCTGCTGACAGCCGCCGCCCCGCCGGCGGCCGCCGCCGACCTGCTGTCCCAGGGCAAGCCCGCGACCTCCTCGTCCACCGAGAACGCGTCCACCCCCGCGTCGGCGGCGGTGGACGGCGACACCGGTACGCGCTGGTCGAGCACGTTCAGCGATCCGCAGTGGCTGGGAGTCGATCTGGGCTCCACCGTCACCGTCAGCCGAGTGGTGCTGCGCTGGGAGGCCGCGTACGCCCGCGCGTTCCAGATCCAGACCTCCGACAACGGCACCGCCTGGACCACCGTCTACTCGACCACGACAAGCACCGGCGGCCTTCAGACCCTCGACGTGAACGGCGACGGCCGGTACGTCCGCGTCCACGGCACCCAGCGGGGCACCGCCTACGGCTACTCGCTGTGGGAGTTCCAGGTGTACGGCTCCGGTGGCGGCACCCCTCCGGGCAACGGGATCCCGGACCCGACGACCGCTTCCCTGGAGGCCACCAACGGGCCGCTGACCACCGCCACTTACACCGTTCCCCGTCCCGTCGGGTACGGCTCCGGCACGGTCACGTACCCGACGACCGGTGGCCCGTACCCCGGCGTCGTACTGATGCCGGGCTATCAGGGCACACAGCAGAACCTGCAGTGGCTCGCACCGCGCCTGGCTTCCTGGGGCTTCGTCGTCATCAACGTCGGAACCAACACCCTCACCGACGATCCCGCATCGCGTGGCCGCCAGATCAGCGCCGCCGGCACCCAACTGCTCGCGCTGGGCAACGCCACCGGCAACCCCATAGCGGGGAAGGTCAACGGCACGCTCGGCGCGGTCGGCCACTCGATGGGCGGAGGCGGCGTCATGGCGGCCCTCCGGGACGACTCGCGCTTCCGGGCGGGCGTGCCCACGGCCCCGTACTACCCGAACGTGAACTTCTCCTCGGTCACCGACCCCACGTTCTTCCTGACCTGTGAAAGCGACCCCGTCGCCCACGGCAACAGCTACGCGGTGCCCTGGTACAACTCCATGTCCCAGGCGGAGAAGCTCTACATCGAGGTGCCGGGCGACCATCTGTGCCCGATGACGGGCTACGGCGACAAGGCCAAGCAGGGCAAGTGGATCGTGTCGTTCCTCAGTCTCTGGCTGCGTGCCGACACCCGCTTCAGCCCGTTCCTGTGCGGTCCCGTCCGGGACAGCGACAAGAACAACACCTCCCTGGTCACGCGCTGGATGGACACCTGCCCGTACTGA
- a CDS encoding prolyl oligopeptidase family serine peptidase — protein MRRITRRTVLAATAGAVTAPAVSTATAAAADPTTTTTEGRQAASGLNPVLRTDLVTQVTPRNNWLVTAVAIQYAQRIDLRGGVIPPSAFEVRATVGGQTAARTVTQVYSGTAAEVDDRSHPGRPGDRLIVELDPNDPNARAAGTDPLPLDRTYSVRQVADVRAPGGEPVLRAGPFASRNDDVITPVVDDFTAGSFTDSAGFDMDFRLYQPADFVRNPRTRTRYPLVVTLHGGGEVADNNMTQLTSNRIAVTFAKPERQRRDPAFVLSPQIPLPRPMDGPDGTDWTDAKVQAALSELIDTFVREHSRAVDTNRLYLVGLSSGGRGIYSLLAKRPDVFAAALPTAGWGDPATMEKITHIPIWADHSVDDPVVPYREGRFGKPGTWTLMNALETAGARVSRGEWANDLPKAQFEARSRALLRQARATRSHVLFTSYTPGTTPVNPHLAWAQTYENDVVVDWLFEQSR, from the coding sequence ATGAGACGGATCACCAGACGTACGGTGCTCGCCGCCACCGCGGGTGCGGTCACGGCGCCGGCCGTGAGCACGGCAACCGCCGCGGCCGCCGACCCCACGACGACCACAACCGAGGGACGACAGGCGGCCTCAGGACTCAATCCGGTCCTGCGAACGGACCTCGTCACGCAGGTGACGCCGAGGAACAACTGGCTGGTGACGGCCGTCGCCATCCAGTACGCGCAGCGCATCGACCTACGCGGCGGGGTGATCCCACCCTCCGCCTTCGAGGTGCGGGCCACAGTCGGCGGGCAGACAGCGGCTCGCACGGTGACCCAGGTCTACTCCGGCACCGCCGCCGAAGTGGACGACCGGTCCCACCCAGGACGGCCGGGGGACCGCCTGATCGTCGAACTCGACCCGAACGACCCCAACGCGCGGGCAGCCGGCACCGATCCCCTGCCGCTCGACCGCACGTACTCCGTCAGACAGGTGGCGGACGTACGTGCCCCGGGAGGTGAACCGGTACTCAGGGCCGGTCCGTTCGCGAGCCGGAACGACGACGTCATCACTCCCGTGGTCGACGACTTCACCGCCGGCTCCTTCACCGACTCCGCGGGTTTCGACATGGACTTCCGGCTGTACCAGCCCGCGGACTTCGTACGGAACCCTCGGACGCGCACGCGGTACCCGCTCGTCGTCACCCTGCACGGCGGTGGCGAGGTCGCGGACAACAACATGACCCAGCTCACCTCCAACCGGATCGCGGTCACGTTCGCCAAGCCCGAACGACAGCGCCGTGACCCCGCGTTCGTCCTCTCTCCCCAGATCCCCCTGCCCCGTCCCATGGACGGACCCGACGGCACGGACTGGACCGACGCCAAAGTCCAGGCCGCGCTGAGCGAACTCATCGACACCTTCGTGCGCGAGCACTCCCGAGCCGTGGACACCAACCGGCTCTACCTCGTCGGACTGTCCTCGGGCGGTCGCGGTATCTACAGCCTGCTGGCGAAGCGACCCGACGTGTTCGCGGCCGCCCTGCCCACGGCCGGCTGGGGCGACCCGGCCACCATGGAAAAGATCACGCACATCCCGATCTGGGCCGACCACTCCGTCGACGACCCGGTCGTCCCCTACCGCGAGGGCAGGTTCGGCAAGCCCGGCACCTGGACGCTCATGAACGCCCTGGAGACCGCGGGCGCGCGGGTCAGCCGAGGGGAGTGGGCCAACGATCTGCCGAAGGCGCAGTTCGAGGCCCGGTCCCGGGCGCTCCTGCGGCAGGCCCGGGCCACCCGCAGCCACGTCCTGTTCACCAGCTACACGCCGGGAACGACACCGGTGAACCCGCACCTCGCATGGGCCCAGACGTACGAGAACGACGTGGTCGTCGACTGGCTCTTCGAACAGTCCCGCTAG
- a CDS encoding CitMHS family transporter codes for MPAALGFATIAVLLLLTMTKRASVLVALILLPVLAALIGGFASDLGELILGGLSKVAPTGIMIAFAVLYFSLMVDAGLFDPLIRGLLRAARGDPLRITVATAVLTLCVALDGDGASTFLITVSALLPVYKRLGMNPLVLSGVVCLGAGVMNMVPWGGPTVRAMAALKLDSSEVFNPVLPAMGFGVAWVLVASYLLGRRERNRLGTLSPRGPAADVPNGEDERGNREPAASTTTVTAEPSRQVTRTTADGQERQALGSPGDGPGAVRVPPLPRTWLNIFNLLLTVALVVCLIQEVLPLPVLFVLGFAIAALVNHPTWEQQQALLDKHAKSVVLVTTMIFAAGVLTGILSGTRMIDEMAETFVSVVPDSFGSHLPVAVAVTGMPLSLVFTPDAYYFGVLPVLAETANGFGTDPAEVARAAILGQMTTGFPLSPLTASTFILVGMSGVSLGEHQRFIFRWAFGTTLVMTAGALVTGAFPL; via the coding sequence ATGCCGGCAGCCCTGGGCTTCGCCACGATCGCCGTCCTGCTGCTGCTCACCATGACCAAACGCGCCTCGGTCCTGGTCGCTCTGATCCTGCTTCCGGTGCTGGCGGCGCTCATCGGCGGCTTCGCGAGCGATCTGGGCGAGCTGATTCTCGGTGGGCTGTCCAAGGTGGCCCCCACCGGCATCATGATCGCCTTCGCGGTCCTGTACTTCAGCCTGATGGTGGACGCCGGGCTCTTCGACCCCCTGATCCGTGGTCTGTTGCGTGCGGCGCGGGGGGACCCGTTGCGGATCACCGTCGCCACGGCCGTCCTCACGCTGTGCGTGGCCCTGGACGGCGACGGCGCCTCCACCTTCCTGATCACCGTCTCCGCGCTGCTGCCGGTCTACAAAAGACTCGGCATGAATCCCCTGGTGCTGTCCGGAGTGGTCTGCCTGGGCGCGGGCGTGATGAACATGGTCCCCTGGGGTGGTCCGACCGTACGCGCCATGGCGGCGCTGAAGCTGGACAGTTCCGAGGTCTTCAACCCCGTGCTGCCCGCGATGGGCTTCGGCGTCGCCTGGGTGCTGGTGGCCTCGTACCTGCTCGGCCGCCGGGAGCGCAACCGTCTCGGCACGCTGTCCCCGCGGGGTCCGGCCGCGGACGTGCCCAACGGCGAGGACGAGCGGGGCAACCGTGAACCCGCCGCCTCGACGACGACCGTGACTGCCGAGCCGAGCCGGCAGGTCACTCGGACGACGGCCGACGGGCAGGAACGTCAGGCCCTTGGATCCCCCGGGGACGGGCCCGGTGCCGTCCGGGTCCCGCCGCTCCCGCGGACCTGGCTGAACATCTTCAATCTCCTGCTCACCGTCGCTCTCGTGGTCTGCCTGATCCAGGAAGTGCTGCCGCTTCCGGTGCTGTTCGTCCTCGGGTTCGCGATCGCGGCGCTGGTCAACCACCCCACCTGGGAACAGCAACAGGCGCTGCTCGACAAGCACGCCAAGAGCGTGGTCCTGGTCACCACGATGATCTTCGCGGCCGGTGTCCTCACCGGGATCCTCAGCGGCACCAGGATGATCGACGAGATGGCCGAGACGTTCGTCTCCGTCGTCCCCGACTCCTTCGGGTCGCACCTGCCCGTCGCGGTGGCCGTCACCGGCATGCCGCTGAGCCTGGTCTTCACCCCGGACGCCTACTACTTCGGGGTGCTGCCCGTGCTCGCCGAGACCGCGAACGGTTTCGGCACGGACCCGGCCGAGGTCGCCCGGGCCGCCATTCTCGGCCAGATGACCACCGGGTTCCCGCTCAGTCCGCTCACCGCGTCCACGTTCATCCTGGTCGGCATGAGCGGTGTGTCGCTCGGCGAACACCAGCGCTTCATCTTCCGCTGGGCCTTCGGCACCACCCTCGTCATGACCGCCGGCGCCCTGGTGACCGGCGCCTTCCCCCTGTGA